The proteins below are encoded in one region of Podarcis raffonei isolate rPodRaf1 chromosome 6, rPodRaf1.pri, whole genome shotgun sequence:
- the MAFB gene encoding transcription factor MafB, with translation MAGELSIGPELPTSPLAMEYVNDFDLMKFDVKKEPLGRADRSGRHCTRLQPAGSVSSTPISTPCSSVPSSPSFSPTEQKTHLEDLYWMANSYQQMNPETLNLTPEDAVEALIGSHQVPQQLQGFESFRAAAAHHHHHHHQHHHHQYTGVPHEDLSGNGHPHHHHHHHPHHHQASPTPSNASSSSQQLQNTHQPHPSSSSSSSSSSSSVEDRFSDDQLVSMSVRELNRHLRGFTKDEVIRLKQKRRTLKNRGYAQSCRYKRVQQKHHLENEKTQLIQQVEQLKQEVNRLARERDAYKLKCEKLASNGFREAGSTSDNPSSPEFFITML, from the exons ATGGCTGGCGAGCTGAGCATCGGCCCCGAGCTGCCCACCAGCCCCCTGGCCATGGAGTACGTCAATGACTTCGACCTGATGAAATTCGACGTGAAGAAGGAGCCCCTGGGCCGAGCCGACCGCTCGGGCCGCCACTGCACGCGCCTGCAGCCCGCCGGCTCGGTGTCGTCCACCCCGATCAGTACCCCCTGCAGCTCGGTGCCGTCGTCGCCCAGCTTCAGCCCCACCGAACAGAAGACGCACCTGGAGGACCTCTACTGGATGGCCAACAGCTACCAGCAGATGAACCCCGAGACGCTCAACCTCACTCCGGAGGACGCGGTGGAAGCCCTCATCGGGTCCCACCAGGTGCCCCAGCAGCTCCAGGGCTTCGAGAGCTTCCGGGCCGCTGccgctcaccaccaccaccatcaccaccagcaTCACCATCACCAGTACACCGGGGTCCCCCACGAAGACCTGTCGGGCAACGGGCACCctcaccatcatcaccaccaccaccctcaccATCACCAGGCGTCGCCCACCCCTTCCAACGCCTccagctcctcccagcagctccagaaCACTCACCAGCCTCACCCATCGTCCTCGTCTTCGTCCTCCTCGTCCTCCAGCAGCGTGGAAGACCGGTTCTCCGACGACCAGCTGGTGTCGATGTCCGTGCGGGAGCTCAACCGGCACCTGAGGGGCTTCACCAAGGACGAGGTGATCCGCCTCAAGCAGAAGAGGAGGACCTTGAAGAACAGAGGCTATGCCCAGTCTTGCAGGTACAAGCGGGTCCAGCAGAAGCATCACCTGGAGAACGAGAAGACCCAGCTCATCCAACAGGTGGAACAGCTCAAGCAAGAGGTCAACCGGCTGGCCAGAGAAAGAGACGCCTACAAGCTCAAGTGCGAGAAACTGGCCAGCAATGGCTTCCGAGAGGCCGGATCCACCAGTGACAACCCGTCTTCTCCCGAGTTCTTCAT TACCATGCTGTAA